A genomic region of Bubalus kerabau isolate K-KA32 ecotype Philippines breed swamp buffalo chromosome 10, PCC_UOA_SB_1v2, whole genome shotgun sequence contains the following coding sequences:
- the ADAM21 gene encoding disintegrin and metalloproteinase domain-containing protein 21, whose amino-acid sequence MVTGEARVSMQVVGLLWLEVSLFSSGLSQERRSQSLNSPDVVIPLKVTNGGRGPNAPGWLSYSLQFGGQRRVVYIRAKKILVSKALPVFTYTDQHALQQDQPFVPNDCFYHGYVEGVPESLVALSTCAGGFQGMLRINDFTYEIKPIRHSTTFEHLVYKINTKETQFSPIRCGLTNKAAHQQLEFEEAEKLTLKQNSAYNRWAHLWFLELVVVVDHNFFIYSQSNFSKVQENVFVVVNIVDSMYQQLGTYVILMGIEIWNYGNVFPLISIEQVLEDFSQWKQISLSQLQYDAAHIFIENSLISVLGIAYVAGICHPPLDCGVNNFKGDPWSVFALTVAHELGHTLGMKHDEEFCVCGQSACIMNAIRLPAERFTNCSYAEFTKTTLNQGSCLHNLPIPGAVFMLKHCGNGVIEGEEKCDCGSIKQCEQDPCCLLNCTLRPGAACAFGLCCKDCKFMPSGELCRPQINECDLPEWCNGTSHQCPEDVHVQDGIPCSDTAFCYQKSCNSHDEQCREIFGEGAKSASQRCYKEINSQGSRFGHCGVNGTTYLKCPISDSFCGRVHCENVGNIPHLRDHSNLQYTHINGVTCWSIDDHLEMSIPGAGEVRDGTMCGPGKICIRKKCVSLSLLSQACLPETCNMKGLCNNKHHCHCGYGWSPPYCLHRGTGGSVDSGPASARRAFLPTVVPLGLFVLLLPLIAVFMYLQKRFRPKKTKTHSSN is encoded by the coding sequence ATGGTGACTGGTGAGGCGAGAGTGTCCATGCAGGTTGTTGGACTGCTCTGGCTTGAGGTGTCTCTGTTCTCTTCTGGCCTGTCCCAGGAAAGGCGCTCTCAAAGCCTCAACTCCCCAGATGTGGTGATTCCCTTGAAGGTTACCAACGGGGGCAGAGGTCCAAATGCTCCAGGCTGGCTTTCCTACAGCCTGCAGTTTGGGGGTCAGAGACGTGTTGTCTACATAAGAGCTAAGAAGATCTTGGTTTCCAAAGCCCTCCCAGTGTTCACCTACACGGACCAGCACGCCCTTCAGCAGGATCAGCCTTTTGTCCCTAATGACTGCTTTTATCATGGTTATGTGGAGGGGGTCCCCGAGTCCCTTGTTGCCCTCAGTACTTGTGCTGGGGGCTTTCAAGGAATGCTGCGGATAAATGACTTTACCTATGAAATCAAGCCCATCAGGCACTCTACTACATTTGAACACCTGGTATATAAGATAAACACTAAAGAGACACAGTTCTCACCAATAAGATGTGGCTTAACAAATAAAGCAGCACACCAGCAGCTGGAATTCGAAGAGGCTGAGAAATTAACTCTGAAACAAAATTCTGCTTATAACCGGTGGGCCCATTTGTGGTTTCTGGAGCTGGTTGTGGTGGTAGATCacaatttcttcatttattctcaAAGTAATTTCTCGAAGGTGCAGGAgaatgtatttgttgttgtcaACATAGTGGATTCCATGTATCAGCAGTTGGGTACCTATGTGATTTTGATGGGGATTGAGATTTGgaattatggaaatgtttttccacTGATAAGCATAGAACAGGTTCTGGAGGACTTCTCTCAGTGGAAACAAATCAGTCTTTCCCAACTACAGTATGATGCTGCCCATATTTTCATTGAAAATTCACTTATAAGTGTCCTTGGTATAGCCTATGTGGCAGGAATATGTCACCCTCCTCTCGACTGTGGAGTTAATAATTTCAAAGGAGACCCCTGGTCTGTTTTTGCTCTCACTGTAGCTCATGAGTTAGGTCATACTCTGGGTATGAAGCATGATGAAGAATTCTGTGTGTGTGGACAAAGTGCTTGCATCATGAATGCTATCAGGTTGCCAGCAGAGAGATTCACGAATTGTAGCTATGCAGAATTTACAAAGACCACTTTAAACCAGGGATCATGTCTGCACAATCTGCCAATTCCAGGGGCAGTCTTCATGCTGAAGCACTGTGGAAATGGTGTGATTGAAGGAGAAGAGAAGTGTGACTGTGGATCTATAAAGCAGTGTGAACAAGATCCCTGTTGTCTGTTGAACTGCACTCTAAGACCTGGGGCTGCTTGTGCTTTCGGGCTTTGTTGCAAAGACTGCAAGTTCATGCCATCAGGGGAGCTCTGTAGACCTCAGATCAATGAATGTGACCTTCCAGAGTGGTGCAATGGGACATCTCATCAGTGTCCAGAAGATGTCCACGTGCAGGACGGGATTCCCTGTAGTGACACTGCCTTTTGCTATCAAAAGAGCTGCAATAGCCATGATGAACAGTGCAGGGAGATTTTTGGTGAAGGTGCAAAGAGCGCATCTCAGAGATGCTATAAAGAAATCAACTCCCAGGGAAGCCGTTTTGGCCACTGTGGTGTAAATGGCACAACATACCTAAAATGCCCTATTTCAGATAGCTTTTGTGGGAGAGTTCATTGTGAGAATGTGGGGAACATCCCCCACCTGAGAGATCACTCCAATTTGCAATACACTCACATCAATGGTGTCACCTGCTGGAGTATAGACGATCACTTAGAGATGAGTATACCTGGCGCTGGTGAAGTGAGAGATGGCACCATGTGTGGTCCAGGAAAGATCTGCATACGCAAGAAGTGTGTCAGCCTGTCTCTTCTGTCACAGGCCTGCTTGCCTGAGACCTGTAACATGAAGGGGCTGTGCAATAACAAACACCACTGCCACTGCGGCTACGGGTGGTCCCCGCCCTACTGCCTACACAGAGGCACTGGGGGTAGTGTTGACAGCGGCCCAGCATCTGCCAGAAGAGCTTTCTTGCCAACAGTTGTGCctcttggtttgtttgttttgcttttaccttTAATTGCTGTATTTATGTATCTTCAAAAACGTTTTAGACCCAAGAAGACTAAGACTCACTCTTCCAATTAA